GGAGAATTCATACGTAAAACAACCGCCTTAACCTTATCATCATTACGCAATTCGCGTAAATCTCTCGATAATTTATCACCACCAATCATTCCGGTAGAACCCTCACCGTCTACAATAGCACCATAGGCGTAAAGAACAGCAACTCGATCAGCAGTTCCTTTACCCGTAGAAGGCGTATTTTTGTAGTCCAATAAGGAGATCGTAGGTATATCTTTCTTGCTGTCGATACCTAGCTTTTCTCTAATTTTTGCTAATATTTCATCCTTATATAAAAGGCTATCTACAAACTTTAGTTTAACAGCATCCTCAGGGTATTTTATAGCATAGTTATCGGCAATTCCTCTTATGCTGTCCGCATTCAGCTTTCTGCCAGTTGCGATATCATTTACAAATGTATTATAGATACTTCCTAAATATGAATTTACCTGCTCACGATTAGCCTCACTCATGCTGTTCATTATATAAGGCTCAACGGCACTTTTATAAGTCCCTACTTTAAGAACCTGCATATCCACCCCTACCTTATCTAAGGCGTCTTTAAAAAACATCACGGAACTCGCTAGCCCTCTAAAGTCTAATCCGCCTTCGGGATGTAAGTATACTTGATCAGCAACAGAGCTTAGATAGTAGGCTTTTTGAGTAAAGCTTTCGCTGTATGCAACGACAAACTTCCCTGACGCTTTAAAGTCCTGAATAGCATCGCGGATTGCTTTCATGGTTGCAAAACCGGTATTCACACCCTTTACATTCAGATAAATTCCTTTGATATTGGAATCCTCCTTTGCTGCCTGAATTCGAGAAAGGATATCATTTAACCCTATACTGCGCATGCTGCTATAGCCTGGCATATCAAGACCCTCAAATGGATTGGGTTCTGTTTTTTCAGTTATCGTGTGATCTAATGTAACAAGCAATACTGCATTGCTCGGTGTAACGGTTTCCGATGTCGGAGACACCGAACTCACCATATATGTAACAATACCAATCAGGATAAAAAACATGAGAATACTACTGATAATAATACCCGTAATGGTCGCTAATACGTACTTAAAGAAAGACTTCATAGAATTGTATGTGATTTTAATTCTAGTAAAAATAAGGTATTATTCGAATTATCTTAAACTATTCTTATATTAATCGGATGAATATAGTTTACCTATTAACTGGAGCAAACATTGGGAATCCAAGACAACAGTTGAATGATGCGAAGATTGAAATTGCAGAGCGCGTCGGGAAGATTATAAAGGAATCTTCTATCTATGAATCCGAAGCTTGGGGAGTTGAAGATCAACCGATATTCCTAAATCAAGTGTTGGAAGTTATTACCACACATTCTGCCTCAAAAGTATTGCAAACAATCCAGCAGATTGAATTGGTATTGGGAAGAATAAGAACACAGCGCTGGGGCTCTAGAACGATAGATATCGATATTCTATACTATAATACTGACATTATACACGAACCTGATTTACAGGTTCCTCATCCCTATATACAGGAACGTAATTTTACACTAATTCCCCTTACTGAAATTGCCCCCAATTTCGAACACCCTATTTTCAAGAAAACAAATCAACAACTATTAATGGATTCCAAAGATCCGCTGAATGTAAATATTGCCAAACATGAGTGATTTTAAAATTATTAACCCAGACGTACTAAAAAGTAGTATGATGAATAATATGGAGATGGTCAAGCAGTTGGTCGCTCTATTTTTAACCCAAGGAAAGGTCGATTTCGAGACCTTGGAGAATGCAGTCAATGAAAAAAATTACCTGGAAATAGCGTCGAAAGCACATCATATCAAACCTACCATGGAATATATAGGTGCCTCGAACTTGAGAATACAGTTTCAGGATCTAGAACAAAAAGCAAGAAACAAAGCATCAATTGAAGAAATTGAGGAAGCTTTTGCCATTCTGACAAGAGATTTTAATACAGCGATGCTTGAACTTGAAACTTATTCTACCTCTTTAGCTGAAGCATAATTCCGCTCGGAAGCAAAATGCAAATAAGAGAATAGAATATATAGGATCAATACCATTGGGAGTGCCAAGAATTTAAATATTACAATTAGCACAAGGCTAAGCAACAAGAAAAGATATTTAAACTTATTGGCGCTCCATGCTAAGGAACTCAGCTTCATGGAGAAAAGCTTGATCTCCGAAACCAGTAAGAAACTACACACGGCTACAATACCTAGAAGCAGAACAACATTGTGTAACAACGGATAGTCTTGTGCAATAAAAGGTAAGGAGATTATAAAAAAGGTATTCATTGGCGTATTCACACCAATAAAATCCGTAGTCTGTCTTGTGTCAATATTGAATTTCGCTAAGCGCAAGGCGGAGAAAATCGTCATAACGTATCCTAAATAAGGAAGATATTGTGAGTCTGTACTTTCTTTCAGCATCATAAACATGATGGTCCCTGGCAGAAATCCAAAGCTAATCACATCAGCTAAAGAGTCTAGCTCTTTTCCAATTAATGACTTCACATGCAATGCTCTTGCAGACATCCCGTCAAAGAAATCAAATATCCCGGAAGCTAACACACAGTAAAATGCAAAAAGGTAATTGCCTTGCAGCGCCATCACAACACCAATACAACCACTGAACAAATTAAGGGAGGTAATACTATTTGGAATATATTTCTTCATAAATAAAAAAAGCCATCTTTGAATAAAAGATGGCTTAAAAGTATCAATTTAAAATGGCTTTTTAGCCATTCATGCTAATTAAAAATTCTTGATTAGACTTCGTTCCACGCATTTGAGTCAATAAGAATTCCATTGCTTCTTGAGAATTCATGTCGGCTAAATGGTTTCTTAACACCCATAGACGTTGTAACTCTTCGCGGTCTACTAATAGATCGTCGCGACGAGTACTTGAAGCCGTAAGGTCGATTGCCGGGAAGATACGCTTGTTTGAAAGCTTGCGATCCAACTGCAATTCCATGTTACCTGTACCTTTAAATTCTTCAAAGATAACCTCGTCCATTTTAGAACCAGTCTCTGTTAATGCTGTTGCAAGAATAGTTAATGAACCACCATTCTCGATATTACGAGCAGCACCAAAGAAACGCTTAGGTTTATGCAATGCATTCGCATCCACACCACCTGAAAGGATCTTACCTGATGCAGGAGCAACCGTATTGTAAGCACGCGCAAGACGTGTGATAGAATCTAATAGAATAACAACATCATGGCCACACTCAACCATTCGTTTTGCTTTTTCTAACACGATGTTAGCAATCTTAACGTGACGATCTGCAGGCTCATCGAAAGTCGATGATACAACTTCCGCACGCACTGATCTTGCCATATCTGTAACCTCTTCCGGACGCTCATCAATCAATAAGATGATCAAATAAACCTCAGGGTGATTCTTCGCGATAGCATTTGCAACCTCTTTCAACAAGTTTGTTTTACCTGTTTTAGGCTGCGCTACGATAAGTCCACGCTGGCCTTTACCGATAGGCGTAAATAAATCCATGATACGCGTTGAGTAATTTCCAGGACCTAAGTCTAGGTTCAATTTCTCGTCCGGGAACAATGGAGTTAGATAATCAAAAGGAACGCGGTCTCTTACTTCCGCAGGATCTTGACCGTTGATCGCTTCAACGCGAACCAATGGAAAGTATTTCTCTCCTTCTTTCGGAGGACGAATACATCCGCGAACATTATCACCAGTCTTTAAACCAAATAATTTGATCTGCGACTGTGAAACGTAAATATCATCTGGAGAAGTTAAATAGTTGTAATCTGATGATCTCAAGAAACCATATCCATCAGCCATGATCTCTAACACGCCTTCATTGACAATAACATTATCGAAATCAGCCGAAGAAGATTTAGCTGGCGCAGGCTCCGCTGGAGCAGCTGGTTTTGGAGCTTCAGCAACTTCTACTTCCGTAGCAACTGCCTGTTCTACTCTTGGTGTTTCTTCTGTGGAAGATGGCTTTCTTGTAACAGCGATTGGCTCTGCCGATTTCACTGTACGAACGCGCTTGCGAGGACGATCTCCTGAAGCATGGTCTGCTGAATCAGAATCTGCTGCGGGAGCAGTACTATCTTGTTGCGCCTCATCGGCTATAACAGTAATACGATCGATTAGCTCTTGCTTTCTTAGTTTTTCAGCATCCACAATACCTAAAACCTTAGCAATCTCGCGTAATTCAGACACGAGCTTCGTATTCAATTCATTAATATCCATTAATTTATTTTATGATTTATTTAAGGATTTTACTTTTTGATATTTTTCTTTCAGTTCCACATCTGTGTGATGTCCTCAAGGCTCAGGCAAATCCATCTAGATTTTTCGATATCCTTCTGAAAGATAATTTTAAGAACTGCACAAAGAAAAAAAGAAGTAATGTAAATTCAAAAGAAAAATAGTAATTTTTTTTCACTTATTCCTCACGGATTAACAAATATGCCTAATAAATTGTTTTAGCGAAGCATATCAACTTTAAATAAATCAAAAAAAGTTCTTTATTTGTAAGATTATTATGGCAAAATAGATCTAAACTATATGAGCAATCACCCAACAAACACAGAAACTAAAACAAACTACCCCGCACTCTATACCCTCATTGTGGTATTCTTTTTTTGGGGATTTATCGCAGCTGGAAATAGCGTATTTATCCCGTTTTGTAAAAACTACTTTCACCTAGATCAATTTCAATCCCAGTTAATTGACTTTGCTTTCTATTCCGCGTATTACATTGGCGCCCTACTTCTCTTCATTTTCGGAACACTATCAGGGAAAGACCTAGTAGGTAAATGGGGATACAAAAAAAGTATTGTCTATGGTTTACTTTTTTCCGCACTAGGTGCTGCATCGATGATCGTAGCGGTCGAGGTTAACCTATATGTAGGAATGCTTATCGGACTATTTATTGTGGCACTAGGGTTCTCCTTGCAGCAGACTGCCGCAAACCCGTTTGCTGTCATCCTCGGCGATCCTAAAACAGGAGCCTCCCGTGTAAACCTTGGTGGAGCGGTAAACTCCTTAGGTACTACGATTGGCCCATTAATTATCGGATACGCCCTGTTTGGCACATTCGAAACGGTTTCCGACTCAGAGATTGCGAGCCTTCCACTCAACAAAGTCGTTTACTTATATATTGGTGTAGGACTCTTATTCATCCTTGCGGCAGCTTTATTCAACTTCTCGAAGAAGGTGCCTGCTGGTTATAACCTTGAACAAATGGAGTCTGCGAATAAAGCGCGTACGACTTTAATCATTATCACTGTACTATTATTATGTGCATTTGTTCCAGTGTTTACAAGTTATAAATCAGATGCTGCTTTGGAAGTCGCTGCTTTGCAGGAACAAATACAAGCAAGCAATGATGCCGGCTTAATTGCGAAGGCAAAAGAGCTTACGCACGGGCTGGAAATCAGCCGTATGTTCTGGTTATTAGGTGCTTTAGTTGTTGTTGTTGGAGGACTTTTGTTCGCTTATACAAGAGCACAGAAAAACCCAATTGGATGGGGAGCAATGAAATATCCGCAGTTGGTATTAGGTATGCTAGCCCTATTTGTATATGTAGGAATTGAAGTTGCAATCGGGAGTAACCTCGGAGAATTATTGACATTGGAAGAATTCGGCAATCTACAGTCCTCTCAAATCACCCCTTATGTATCCATGTATTGGGGAGGTATGATGATCGGTAGATGGGCTGGCGCCATTGCTGCATTTAACTTTACCAGCTCCAAAAAGCAATTATTAACTATTATCGTCCCTATCATTGCATTTTCGATCATCATCGGCGTAAATACACTTGCAGGCTTCGATATGTCGGTTTTATATTACTACATCATCTGTGTAGCGGTGCAAATCATTGCCTTCTTTATCTCTAAAGATAAACCCGTACGCACGCTAGTAATCTTTGGCACGTTCGGTCTGGTTGCTATGATCGTCGGCTTAATGACCTCCGGTACTGTCGCAATCTACTCATTCTTAGCAGGTGGCTTAGCTTGTTCCATCATGTGGGGATCTATTTTCAGTTTATCGATTGTCGGATTAGGAAAATACACCGAGCAGGGATCTGCCTTCTTAGTAATGATGATTTTAGGTGGTGGTATTATCCCTCCTATCCAAGGAAAGCTTTCTGATATCATCGGCATTCACAACTCATACATCGTACCGGTTATCGGATTTATATACATTATTTTATTTGCCTTTTTAGTGAGAGGATTCTTGACAAAACAGGGAATCAATATCGACGATGTGGAGTCTGAAGGCACACACTAAGAGCAACTAATTGTATAAAATACACTAAGTATTTTAAATTTATTACAAAGTATAAAAACCTCACAATCAAAATATTGTGAGGTTTTTTCTTTAAAACTGAGTTTCGTTTACGGGGAATTGCTTGATTATATCAAATAAAAATTCTTATTTTTAGTGATAAATCCATTAATTTCGGATTTTAAGCAGTCAAAATACCATTGTAAAACAAACAAACAAGTTACTTTAAATTAAATTAAAAAATAATGATCATAATTGCAGATGGAGGATCTACAAAGACAAACTGGTGTTTGTTAGATGATTCAAATAAAAAAATCTATTTCAACACCGAAGGTTATAACCCATACTTTGTAGATAGTGATTACATTGTTGCATCCCTTAAGAAAGGATTACCTCATGATATTCCTTTTGAGAAAATCGCTGAGGTAAATTATTACGGCGCAGGGGTTCACAACGAAGAGAAAGCGAAGATTGTAGAGGAAGCTATCCAAGCGGTGTTCCCAAATGCAAAAGTCGAAGTTGGTCATGACTTATTAGCTGCTGCTCGCGCGTTATTAGGTAACGAAGCAGGATTCGCAGCCATCCTCGGAACAGGTACAAATACATGTATCTATGACGGAAAAGATATCACTCATAACATTGATTCTGCTGCTTATATCTTAGGTGATGAAGGTAGTGGTAGCTATATCGGTAAAAAACTATTAACAGACTTCATCCGCGGATTAATGCCTAAAGATGTAGCTGATGTTTTCTACGAAACATACAAACTTACGCCGGATGAAATCATGGATAATGTTTACACAAAACCGTTAGCAAACCGTTTCTGCGCAAGTTTCAGTAAATTTGTTTACGACAATAACGTAAATATCCAATATACACGCAAGATTGTTGACGATGCATTCGAAGCATTCTTTAACAACCTAGTAAGCAAGTACCCGGATTACCAATCTTACACGTTCAACTGTATCGGTTCTGTGGGATACAACTTCAGAAATGTATTGGAAGAAAAAGCGAACCAATATGGTATGCAAGTAGGTAAAATCCTTCGTTCACCTATTGATGATTTAGTTCAATTCCATATCAATAGATCGAAGACTACTGCAAACTAGTGGTTAGTATTTAGTAGTGAGTATTTAGTAGTGAGTATTTAGTATTTAGACCTATGGCGTCTAGGTATTTTGAAGATAAAAGAGAGGGTCTGTATTTTGATACAGACCCTCTCTTTTATAATTTGACGAAACTACTAACTTATAAAATCATTTTAGAATGTTATAGTTTCTCCTATTTTCGGTAATCGAAGTTCTAAACCGGCCGCATCAAATATCGATTTTGTGGCTTCTTTATCGATTGTAATCGGAGGAAAAGAATCGTAATGAATACCAACAATATGCTTACATTTTATAAAATCCGCAGCAATTACCGCATCCTCCGCATCCATGGTATAATGACCACCGATTGGTAACAGCGCTAAGTCAATATTAAAACGCTCTAACAGCTTCATCTCCATTGTTAATGCCGTATCTCCGGCAAAATAAATAGTCTTCCCATCAACGAAAAACACATATCCAACCGGAAAGCCACCATATTCTCCATCTGGCGTGCTGTTCGTATGTACAGCATATACCATCTTCACCTTTCCGAAAGGCAGTTTCAGTGTACCACCAATATTATACTCGATTACTTTATCATCCGCTACGCCCTGTTTTCTCACCCAAGCCGCCGTTTCTACGATAGCACATACGGTCGCATCGCTTTGCTTTTGTATGGTCGCCATATCAGCAACATGATCTTGATGACCATGCGATAGGAAAATATAATCCGCCCTGATATCGGCAACATTGATGGACGAAGCCAAGGGGTTATAAGTAATAAAAGGATCTACTAAGACCTTAGTGCCGTTGAAATCAAATTCAACGCAGGATTGTCCGTAATAGGTAAGTTTCATCATCTCTCTTTTATTTATTTCCAAATAGGTTTCCTAATCCGCCTAAGCCGCTCAGCATATCTTGAGATGCAGCCGCCATCTCTGCCTGACTGATACTCTCTGCTTGCGTTATAGCCTTATTTAGAGCAACAATTAACAGCTCCTCCAGCTCTTCCTTGTCAGCGTCTTTCAGGAACTCAGGATCGATATTGATCTCCTTAATTTCCTTATTAGCCGATGCTATCACTCGAATCTTACCGCCCTCCGCTTCTCCGGATACCGATACATGATCCAATCTATCTTTAATCTCCTGTGCCTTCTGTTGTGCTTGAAATAATTTATCGAACATCTCCTTAAATATTGTTTATAAGCCCAATAATACAAAATATTAGCCAATTCTCCGTCAGCAATTAGGTTCTTTTCCTTAGCTTAAGTACCTTTGTGAATTAACATAGCGTACCGATGAACGAATTAACATACTATACCGAGATTTCGGAAGATTTACAAAAAAACAATCCTACAGCATACGAAGAACTGGACGAAGAAATACATATCATCATCCATAAACTAAAGTTCATCCCTCTGGAAAGTCGACCGATCGTTCAAGTAATAAGCAATGATGAATCAATACAGCAAGATTATCTGCAAGAGCTGTTAAAGGTTGCTGGAGCACAGCCAATAGCATCCGCAGTTCCATTAGAAGATGTAGAAATCCTAATCTTTATCGACGAAACAAACAATTACCTCAGCACGCTCCCCGTGGAACTTCAAACATTATACGCGGAAAGCAAAGCCGTAAAAAACAATCAAATCTACATCATCCAAAAATCAGCATTCGCAAAAGATAAAGCTGCCTATATCCAGGATATCGAAGTATTAGCAGAAATCGTACAATCGAAATACTTTGTGTTTGGACATGAAGGCGAAGAATGGATCAAATTTGATATTAGATATTAGATGTTAGATTTTAGACATTAGAAATAGAGGGCGCCTACTCGAGGGCACTGAAAAAGTCCCCTTAGAAAAAAAGGTTAAAAAAGGGAGTCGAAAACTACAGTTTTCTGCTCCCTTTTTCGTATTTTAAGGTAGGCTTTAACGGACATCAGGATGCTCTCTACCCAACAAAAAATACAGTTCAGTTCCTATTCAGGATTGTACGATATTATCGTACCAAAAGATAATCTACTTCGAAAAATCAACGATCTTATCGATTTCAGTTTTATCTATGACGAGCTTTTGGCTAAGTATTGCCAGACGAATGGCCGTACAGCGGAGAGCCCTATCAAGATGTTCAAATACCTTCTGTTAAAAACGATCTACACCGTTTCGGATGTAGATGTCGTTGAACGTTCCAGATATGATATGTCCTTCAAATATTTTCTTGAAATGGCACCAGAGGAGGATGTGATCAATTCAAGTTCGCTTACCAAATTCCGCAAACTACGATTAAAAGATATGGATCTGTTGAACCTGTTGATCAATAGGACCGTAACGATTGCTCTTGAAAAAGGCATTATAAAATCAAAGTCTATTATCGTAGACGCGACCCATACCGTTTCCAGATCGAATCCGCACACAGCATTGGCAGTACTCAGGGAACGCTCCAAACTATTAAGAAAAGCGATATATCAGATTGATGGGGAATACAAGAGGAATCTACCACAAAAGAATGAATCCAACGACCTGGATCAAGAGCTTGCTTATTGCAGGGAATTACAGAGGGTCCTTGATGAAGATCAATCTATCAGTGAAATACCGGCTGTGAAAGAAAAGCTGAATCTGTTGAAGGAAACCATTGAAGACACAAAAGAATACTATCTGCTCTCTAAGGATGATGAGGCCAGACTTGGACACAAGTCAGTGGACAGCAGTTTCTTTGGCTATAAAACACATCTGGCGATGACTGAGGAACGCATCATTACAGCAGCGGTCGTTACTACAGGCGAAAAAGGTGATGGCCCTGAACTACCTAGGTTATTAGAGATCAGCCAGCAGAATGGAATGCAAGTGGATACAATAATAGGTGATGCCGCGTATTCGGGAAAAGAAAATCTTCAGGTGGCAAAAGAACAAAACATTGATATCATCGCTAAATTAAATCCATCCATTACCCAAGGCTTTAGGAAAGATAAAGACAAGTTTGACTATAATAAAGATGCGGATATGTTTGTTTGTCCCGCAGGACATTTGGCCATCCGCAAGGCGCGTCAGGGAAAGAAGGAACAAGGTACAAATCAAACGGAGACCTATTACTTTGATGTGGAGAAATGTAAGGTCTGTCCTCTTAGGGAAGGATGTTACAAGCAAGGGGCCAGAACCAAATCCTATTCAGTCTCCATAAAATCCGAACTCCATAGGGAGCAGATGGCTTTCCAGCAAACCGATTATTATCGAAGCAAGTCTAAGCAAAGGTATAAGATCGAGGCCAAGAACAGTGAGCTCAAGAATGTCCATGGCTATGGCAGAGCTGATGCTTATGGAATCCATAATATGGAAATGCAGGGCGCAATGGCCATCTTCACCGTAAACCTGAAAAGAATCCTGAAATTGATATAAAAAGGTGAGATATTGCCTCAAAAAAGCCTAGATGGGATGCTAAAAACTCAAATAGCAAGTCCTAGTCGCTTACACCTTCAATAAGCTCATAAAAAACAAACTTCCAGAAACCCTTTGAACAAAAATGACCGAGTAGGGGAAAACCTATACTCAGTCATTTCTTTAAGTCTCATTAGAAAGTTGAGGCTTTTTCAGTGCCCTCGCCTACTCGGCGCCTTTTTTATTGTTTGTTTTGAACCAGGAAAGGAAGGATAAAAAGATATGCAGGATCCTGTCAATCCTCGCATCCTTCCTTTCCTGGTTCAGAAAAAAGCATCCTGTCAATCCTTACATCCTTCCTTTCCTAGTTCAGAAAAAAGCATCCTGTCAATCCTTGCACCCTTCCTTTCTTGGTTCAAAACAACAAAAAAGGCGCCGAGTAGGCGCCCTATATTTCTAATGTCTAATGTCTAAAATCTAAAATCTAACTAACATATTTCTTCCTCAACACTACATAAAGCTTATCCACCGTCTGTGGTTTTGAAGCCCAATTATTCTTCAGCGCATAGTTCGATTGCAGGAATGCGTCGGCTTCAGCGAAATTATCAAAGCGGTTTAACAGCTCAATTGCTTCGCTATATGCTAGGCTATAGCCATTAAATAAATCTTTAATAAACAACAGCTTATCATTTAGGCTCACACCTGTTTTTAGATCAACAATGGTATCGGACGACTTGCTTGTTGATGTTTGAAACTGATTAACATTCGTTAGGCCAGCTTGCTTCTGTTGCTGAATCAACTCATTCAACGTCATGCGACGACTAGGAGTTTGTTCGGCTTGCTTCGCTAAATCGTTCAGACTCGCTTCTTTCGGCTCTTCCTTAATTTCAACATGCTTCTCTTCGATCACCACTTCATTGACTACAGGCTCATTGCTAACCTCTTCCTTCTTTTCTTCAACTGGCGCTTGTGTTTTAAAGCTATTCGTAGGGCGCTCTACGGAAGTATAGTTTGAAGAGGCAGTATGTGTATAGGCAGGTGCGGCAGGTTCTTCTGGTCGTTCTTCCACAGCTTTTACCTCCTCCTCTTGCTCTTCTTCCTCCACAGTGTCTTCAATATTCTCAACAACCGCAGCTTCCTCTTGATCCGTTTCATTATCTGTCACACTATCATCGATATGGCCGAAACCTTCAAACTTAATACCTTCAGTTTTCTGTTCTGGGGATTGTTCCTCCTCTTCTACTTCTTCGGGAGCTTCTGCAACAACTTCTGTTTCCTCAATGACATCTTCGGATTTTACCTCTTGGATTTCTTCAATCACCGGCTGACTGTCCGCCTCATGCTCGTCAAAAGTCGGCGCAGGTGTGAATGTATTTTCCTCTTCTGCAACAGTATTCTCTGTCCCCGGCAATTCAGGTACTGCTGCAACAATCGCTGGAGCAGATAGTTGATTAAGTGCATCCAAATTAGCAGCCAAAAACTTCGCTTGAGCCGCCATTAGCTGTACTTGTACCGAGTCTTGTGTTAGTTTTGCTTTGTCCAAGCTTGCATACTGTTCGTTAATTTCTACGAGTAGATCACCAATTTTGTTGTAAATATCTTGTTGTGAATAGGCCATATTGTTCTATATCTTTGTTCTATAAAATGGAAGTCTTTCCTAAGTAAGTGTATTAAAATTAAAACCACTGATTCATACAGGTTTCAGCGATTAATTGATAATCCTTAAACCAAAAATAAGATTAAATTTCGATATTCGCATCCATTGGGGCTTAAGAATTTGTCTACAACTATAAACTATTTAAAAGCCTTTTTAGTATTAAATCCATTCAAAAATGATGTTGTTTTCAGAACATAATTTCCATGAAAGACAGGAACGCGTTGGTAGCATAGAGGTAATCTGTGGTTCTATGTTTTCCGGGAAAACGGAGGAATTGATCCGGAGGCTGAAAAGAGCAAAGTTCGCTAAATTGCCGGTAGAGATTTTCAAACCGGAAATCGATGTCCGCTACGGAGATAAGGAAGTAGTATCGCATGATAGCAATGCAATCCCTTCGACACCGGTTTCTCATTCATCCGCTATCTTATTGTTAAGCTCGGATACCAAAGTCGTGGGAATTGATGAGGCCCAGTTCTTTGACGACGAACTGCCGGAGGTATGCAATACCCTAGCCAATCGTGGTATCAGAGTTATTGTTGCTGGATTAGACATGGACTTTAAGGGACGACCTTTTGGTCCCATCCCCAACCTTATGGCCATGGCTGAGCACGTAAGTAAAGTACACGCCGTATGTGTACAATGTGGATCGCCTGCGACCTATTCTTATCGATTTGCTGAAAACGAATCACGCGTCCTTCTA
The DNA window shown above is from Sphingobacterium hotanense and carries:
- a CDS encoding metal-dependent hydrolase produces the protein MMKLTYYGQSCVEFDFNGTKVLVDPFITYNPLASSINVADIRADYIFLSHGHQDHVADMATIQKQSDATVCAIVETAAWVRKQGVADDKVIEYNIGGTLKLPFGKVKMVYAVHTNSTPDGEYGGFPVGYVFFVDGKTIYFAGDTALTMEMKLLERFNIDLALLPIGGHYTMDAEDAVIAADFIKCKHIVGIHYDSFPPITIDKEATKSIFDAAGLELRLPKIGETITF
- a CDS encoding YbaB/EbfC family nucleoid-associated protein, with translation MFDKLFQAQQKAQEIKDRLDHVSVSGEAEGGKIRVIASANKEIKEINIDPEFLKDADKEELEELLIVALNKAITQAESISQAEMAAASQDMLSGLGGLGNLFGNK
- a CDS encoding IS1182 family transposase produces the protein MLSTQQKIQFSSYSGLYDIIVPKDNLLRKINDLIDFSFIYDELLAKYCQTNGRTAESPIKMFKYLLLKTIYTVSDVDVVERSRYDMSFKYFLEMAPEEDVINSSSLTKFRKLRLKDMDLLNLLINRTVTIALEKGIIKSKSIIVDATHTVSRSNPHTALAVLRERSKLLRKAIYQIDGEYKRNLPQKNESNDLDQELAYCRELQRVLDEDQSISEIPAVKEKLNLLKETIEDTKEYYLLSKDDEARLGHKSVDSSFFGYKTHLAMTEERIITAAVVTTGEKGDGPELPRLLEISQQNGMQVDTIIGDAAYSGKENLQVAKEQNIDIIAKLNPSITQGFRKDKDKFDYNKDADMFVCPAGHLAIRKARQGKKEQGTNQTETYYFDVEKCKVCPLREGCYKQGARTKSYSVSIKSELHREQMAFQQTDYYRSKSKQRYKIEAKNSELKNVHGYGRADAYGIHNMEMQGAMAIFTVNLKRILKLI
- a CDS encoding thymidine kinase, with amino-acid sequence MLFSEHNFHERQERVGSIEVICGSMFSGKTEELIRRLKRAKFAKLPVEIFKPEIDVRYGDKEVVSHDSNAIPSTPVSHSSAILLLSSDTKVVGIDEAQFFDDELPEVCNTLANRGIRVIVAGLDMDFKGRPFGPIPNLMAMAEHVSKVHAVCVQCGSPATYSYRFAENESRVLLGEKESYEPRCRACYFRENKNDEQS